The following DNA comes from Streptomyces sp. NBC_00690.
CCGGTGCCACCGCGCTCGGGCTCGTCGCCTATCGCCGCCCCCGCCGCGCACTGGCCGCCGGTGGGCTGGCACTGGGCCTCCTCGCCACTTCGGGCGGCGCGGCCGTGGCCACCTGGGACCCCGAGTCGGTGTTGGAGCCGAAGTTCTCCGGACTGCTCACCAGCGCACCGTCCGTGGTCGGCGACGCCCGCTCGATCGTCTCGGACTTCGACGTCTACCAGAAGGAGTTGGCCCGCCTGGTCACCAATGTGACCAAGCTCTATGACGCCACCTCGACCCTGCCGACCTACCAGCCCGATCCGCTCACCATGCGGGTGCTGCACGTGTCCGACATCCACCTCAACCCGGCGTCCTGGCATGTCATCAGCTCACTCGTGGAGCAGTACGACATCGACGTGATCATCGACTCCGGCGACACCATGGACCACGGCACCGCCGCCGAGAACGGCTTTCTGGACCCCATCAGCGATCTGGGCGCGCCGTACGTCTGGGTGCGGGGCAACCACGACTCGCAGATCACGCAGAAGTACTTCTCCCGCTTGAAGAACACCCATGTCCTCGATGACGGCAGGACGGTCACGGTGGGGGGACTGCGGATCGCGGGCATGGGCGACGCGCAGTTCACCCCCGACCGCACCGCGGCCGACGAGGGCAAGGACGCGCACCGGATGGCGGGCATCCGGCTGGCCTCGGCGCTGCGCGGTCAGATCCACGCCGGCACCCCGGCCGACATCGCCGTGGTGCACAACCCCGTCGCCGCCCGTGAGACGGACGGCGCGGTCCCGCTCGTCCTCGCCGGACACCTCCACAACCGCGCCAGCGAGATCCTTCAGGACGGCACCCGGCTCAAGATCGAGGGCTCCACGGGCGGCGGTGGCCTGCGGGCCCTGGAACAGGACAAGCCGGAGAAGGTACGGGCGTCGGTGCTCTATCTGGACCGGACGACCAAGAGGCTCCAGGCATGGGACGAGATCACGCTGGGCGGGCTGGGGCTGACCACCGCGGAGATCAGTCGTCGGCTCCCGAAGGGGAGCGATCCGGAACGCCGACCGGAGGAGACGGCCTCCCCGTCGCCCACCTCACCCGCTTCGCCCGGGGCGCCGAGCGGCCCGGCGGGGCGGCAGACGCCCGCTCCCGGTGATCGACCGTCCTCCGCCCCAGGCCGCTCCCCCCAGCCCTGACCTGCGCATTTATCCCGCTTCGACCGTCCCTTGGGGCGGCCCGGACCAAGTCCCCCCGCCCGTCCCGTAAAGCGTTTTGGCGATACCTCCCTGCATCCCATATGCTTCTCACGTCCCCGACGCGCTGCAAAGCGCCCAGGCGGGCCCTTAGCCCTCATCGTCTAGTGGCCCAGGACGCCGCCCTTTCAAGGCGGTAGCACGGGTTCGAATCCCGTTGGGGGCACGCTTTAGCTGTGCGAGACTTGTGCTCGCACAACTTTGGTCCTGTGGAGCAGCTTGGAGTGCTCGCCACCCTGTCAAGGTGGAGGCCGCGGGTTCAAATCCCGTCAGGACCGCTTGCAGGTCACTTAGGTGAACTGCGTGGCTGGGTAGCTCAGTTGGTACGAGCGATCGCCTGAAAAGCGATAGGTCGCCGGTTCGATCCCGGCCCCAGCCACCGTAGCCCATCTGGGCAAACAGCCCCACCGAAGGTTTTCGGCGGGGCTGTTCTTGCTTTCGTACGCCAACGCATACGTCAGCGGACCTCTGATGGCCCCAACCACCGGTTGGGGCCATCGTCCTTCCCGCTACGCCCCCTCGCTCTCCCGCTCCAACGGGCGACCGCCGGTCGGGTGAGGCTCAGTTGCCTCCTGCCTGCGCCCCGGCCTCCTCGATGACCAGCCCCACACCAGCGCGACCGCCGCCACCACGCCGAGCAGCAGCGCCCAGTCCGGCACGGCCGCGCCGACCCGGCCGGCCCACTGTTCGGCGGCAAAGGAGTCCTCGGGCCTGAGGAGTCCCGGCAGGGTGGTGGTGCCGTCGAAGGCCAGGAAGACCGTGCCGAGGGTGATGAAGAACAGCCCCGAGAACAGTGACGTCGTATGCAGTCGAAGCCTGCCCAGGCTCAGGGAACGACCCCTGAGCCAACTGCG
Coding sequences within:
- a CDS encoding metallophosphoesterase family protein, with the translated sequence MARAVPEPIRSTLHRLQQRHRSRRGDPTHALVHHPHPWARGLGMTAVVIVGAWLGLLVVGSVHTTIGPMETSMTLRPDLSGGTKINVSPLGALELDSHTAPVRLDVDVDQLDPVRSTALVEHPERLAGLQDEVAKDVANGTTELAVRSCVAVVSGATALGLVAYRRPRRALAAGGLALGLLATSGGAAVATWDPESVLEPKFSGLLTSAPSVVGDARSIVSDFDVYQKELARLVTNVTKLYDATSTLPTYQPDPLTMRVLHVSDIHLNPASWHVISSLVEQYDIDVIIDSGDTMDHGTAAENGFLDPISDLGAPYVWVRGNHDSQITQKYFSRLKNTHVLDDGRTVTVGGLRIAGMGDAQFTPDRTAADEGKDAHRMAGIRLASALRGQIHAGTPADIAVVHNPVAARETDGAVPLVLAGHLHNRASEILQDGTRLKIEGSTGGGGLRALEQDKPEKVRASVLYLDRTTKRLQAWDEITLGGLGLTTAEISRRLPKGSDPERRPEETASPSPTSPASPGAPSGPAGRQTPAPGDRPSSAPGRSPQP